A genomic segment from Toxotes jaculatrix isolate fToxJac2 chromosome 6, fToxJac2.pri, whole genome shotgun sequence encodes:
- the LOC121183149 gene encoding leucine-rich repeat-containing protein 24-like: MAVMLVLLLSSLLLSTHTPGRASPSCPVSCRCYSLTVECGSTGLRDIPKHVPPATQTIFLQDNVIGQIRRQDLILLRHLHYLYLQNNTISAVEPGSFQNQGQLLELALNGNRIHLVTADMFQGLEHLRILYLAGNDITRLQDYTFRGLQRLQELHLQHNSIDMLADQALAGLTSLALLDLSSNNLHTIGPASLRPLVSLQVLRITDNPWRCDCALHWLRSWIDEAGQRLLSSAERRLVCTEPPRLSHLSLVEVPLNSLVCIPPLVQLEPRRLAVRLGESLRVSCHASGYPRPQVTWRKASQGKVVLSPRGLVQELGAGAGGVGAAEEPSEEGRVSLQKTDGERFDPDTGSGMLFLSNVTVAHAGFYECEAWNAGGVARVTFQLAINSSTSSSSSSSSIWASWSQVSSPYSPAWPRLRNHGPALGSDVSREPLYALGSMAFSALGAATQTAIAVGISLLALTALLLVAMIYSRHHQQDKEADGAEKEESILYVNDYSDGPTTFAQLEEYRDERGHEMYVLNRAKPVLPPAPPTAVSTTNLGCPAPSDTSSHTLSSGPGQTMTPTLAPNKQQQQQQQQQEGDIRTMRRMAGEGGEAEPVITSEAEGMFLNHTGLFMDSQIAYEIHC, from the exons ATGGCTGTGATGTTGGTGCTTCTCCTCTCCTCGCTGCTCCTGTCCACCCACACTCCTGGCCGAGCGTCTCCTTCCTGCCCTGTGAGCTGTCGCTGCTACAGCCTCACTGTGGAGTGTGGCTCCACCGGCCTGAGGGACATCCCCAAACACGTCCCTCCAGCCACACAG ACCATCTTCCTCCAGGACAATGTGATTGGTCAGATCCGTCGACAGGACCTCATTCTGCTGAGGCATCTGCACTACTTGTATCTGCAG aACAACACCATCTCAGCAGTGGAGCCTGGCTCTTTCCAGAACCAGGGTCAGCTGTTGGAGCTGGCTCTGAATGGGAACCGGATCCACCTGGTGACAGCTGACATGTTTCAGGGACTCGAACACCTCCGCATTCTTTACCTGGCAGGAAATGACATCACACGGCTGCAGGACTACACCTTCCGTGGATTACAA CGTCTGCAGGAGCTCCATTTGCAGCACAACAGCATAGACATGTTAGCAGACCAGGCTCTGGCTGGCTTGACTTCTCTGGCTCTGCTGGACCTGAGCAGTAACAATCTTCACACCATTGGCCCTGCGTCCCTGAGACCTCTTGTCAGCCTGCAGGTGCTGCGCATCACAG ATAACCCGTGGCGCTGTGACTGTGCTCTCCACTGGCTGAGGAGCTGGATTGATGAAGCAGGGCAGCGgctgctcagctctgcagaACGTCGGCTGGTCTGCACCGAGCCGCCACGTCTCTCCCACCTCAGCTTGGTGGAGGTCCCCCTCAACAGCCTGGTGTGCATCCCTCCACTGGTGCAGCTGGAGCCCAGAAGGCTAGCTGTGCGCCTTGGAGAGAGTCTCAGGGTGTCCTGCCATGCTTCTGGTTACCCACGGCCACAG GTGACGTGGAGAAAGGCATCCCAGGGTAAAGTGGTGCTTTCTCCCAGAGGCCTGGTTCAGGAGCTGGGTGCTGGAGCAGGTGGAGTGGGTGCAGCAGAGGAGCCGTCAGAGGAAGGCAGAGTGAGTCTGCAGAAGACTGACGGCGAGCGCTTTGACCCGGACACCGGCAGCGGCATGCTGTTTCTCAGTAACGTGACTGTGGCTCACGCAGGTTTCTATGAATGTGAAGCCTGGAATGCAGGGGGCGTGGCCCGGGTGACCTTTCAGCTCGCCATCAACTcatccacttcctcctcctcctcttcctcctccatctggGCCTCGTGGTCCCAGGTGTCTTCGCCATACTCCCCCGCTTGGCCCCGGCTGAGGAACCACGGCCCCGCTTTGGGCTCAGATGTGAGCCGGGAACCCCTGTACGCTCTGGGCAGCATGGCCTTCAGCGCTCTGGGAGCTGCCACTCAGACTGCCATCGCTGTGGGCATCTCCCTGCTGGCTCTGACCGCTCTGCTGCTGGTCGCCATGATCTACAGCCGACATCACCAACAAGATAAGGAGGCCGATGGAGCCgagaag GAGGAGAGCATCCTCTACGTGAACGACTACTCTGACGGCCCCACCACCTTTGCCCAGCTGGAGGAGTACCGTGACGAACGCGGCCATGAGATGTACGTCCTCAACAGGGCCAAGCCTGTGCTGCCTCCTGCTCCACCCACAGCTGTCTCCACCACTAACTTGGGTTGCCCCGCTCCATCTGACACCTCCAGCCACACCCTCTCCTCGGGTCCTGGCCAGACCATGACTCCGACTCTGGCCCccaacaagcagcagcagcagcaacagcagcagcaggagggtgACATACGGACCATGAGGAGAATGgcgggggagggaggggaggctgAGCCTGTGATCACATCAGAGGCTGAAGGGATGTTTCTTAACCACACAGGCCTGTTCATGGACTCTCAGATCGCTTATGAGATCCACTGCTGA
- the ahsg1 gene encoding alpha-2-HS-glycoprotein 1 — protein sequence MKSLAIVVLLSSAALLCSSAPVLEAVTCTEDSGAPAARLAMHHINEQHNHGYKFRLSQIQGNKVEKVGEGCNIELQLNLQETVCHVVNPKHFEDCELRRETDQAVMANCTVTMTVENGEAKITKYRCDTRKVKTNAELTAICPDCPTLIPLNSTEGVDSVKAAVAKFNENTTNENYYILLEVGRIRSGFSMASGGMEYYAEFALVETQCPQASRINPEACRPLCSDSADHAFCTSTSSTKGLESIECEYYPPLNTTAPGPDDRGRRCRHHHHHHEHHHHGPPPHAHDHGHGPPPHAGRGGPPPHAHDHGQGPPPHAGRGGPPPHAHDHGHGPPPHAGPGGPPSQAHDHGHGPPPHAGRGGPPPNGHDHGHGHPPHTGRGRFSRAFRPCHGFITNPDPALHPICPWPLPDPRNNPKPSQS from the exons ATGAAGAGTTTAGCCATCGTGGTGCTGCTGTCGTCAGCGGCgctgctctgcagctctgctccagTGTTGGAGGCGGTAACATGCACTGAAGATAGTGGTGCTCCGGCAGCACGTCTGGCAATGCATCACATCAACGAACAACATAACCATGGCTACAAGTTCCGGCTCAGTCAGATCCAGGGCAACAAAGTGGAAAAG GTTGGTGAAGGCTGTAACATCGAGTTACAGCTGAACCTCCAGGAGACAGTGTGCCACGTTGTCAACCCCAAACACTTTGAGGACTGTGAGCTCCGTAGAGAGACTGACCAG GCGGTCATGGCCAACTGCACCGTGACGATGACTGTAGAAAATGGTGAAGCCAAAATCACCAAGTACAGGTGTGACACACGAAAAG taaaaaCTAACGCAGAGTTGACTGCGATCTGCCCCGACTGCCCCACACTGATTCCACTCAACAGCACCGAGGGTGTCGACTCTGTCAAGGCAGCTGTGGCTAAGTTCAACGAGAACACCACCAACGAGAACTACTACATCCTGCTGGAAGTGGGACGGATAAGATCTGGG ttCTCGATGGCATCAGGAGGGATGGAATACTACGCTGAGTTTGCTCTTGTGGAGACTCAGTGCCCACAGGCATCCAGAATCAACCCAGAGGCATGCAGACCCCTCTGCTCTGACAGCGCT GATCATGCTTTCTGCACTTCAACTTCCAGTACAAAAGGACTCGAGTCTATTGAATGTGAATACTATCCCCCATTG AACACTACTGCCCCTGGCCCTGATGATCGGGGGCGCAGATGtagacatcatcatcatcatcacgagCACCATCATCATGGACCACCACCCCATGCTCACGATCATGGTCACGGGCCTCCTCCCCATGCAGGCCGTGGAGGACCTCCACCACACGCTCATGATCACGGTCAGGGGCCTCCTCCCCATGCAGGCCGTGGAGGACCTCCACCACACGCTCATGATCACGGTCACGGGCCTCCTCCCCATGCAGGCCCTGGAGGACCTCCATCCCAAGCTCATGATCACGGCCACGGGCCTCCTCCCCATGCAGGCCGTGGAGGACCCCCACCAAACGGTCATGATCACGGTCACGGGCATCCTCCCCATACAGGCCGTGGAAGATTCTCTCGAGCCTTCCGTCCCTGCCATGGATTCATCACCAATCCTGACCCAGCTCTCCACCCTATTTGCCCCTGGCCTCTTCCCGACCCCCGAAACAACCCGAAACCGAGCCAGTCCTGA